A window of Eriocheir sinensis breed Jianghai 21 unplaced genomic scaffold, ASM2467909v1 Scaffold125, whole genome shotgun sequence contains these coding sequences:
- the LOC126989634 gene encoding uncharacterized protein LOC126989634 isoform X1: MVEADDSWAAFEAMTRDDWSVEADDSWAAPDLVTSAAMVEADDSWAAFEAMTRDDWSVEADDSWAAPDLVTSAAMVEADDSWAAFEAMTRDDWSVEADDSWAAPDLVTSAAMVEADDSWAAFEAMTRDDWSVEADDSWAAPDLVTSAAMVEADDSWAAFEAMTRDDWSVEADDPCPSAELVAAITEEADDPCPSAELVAAITEEADDAWAAFEMMTSDDWSVETDAFLDVTAICAVVV, from the exons atggtcgaggctgatgattcatgggcagcctttgaagcaatgacccgtgatgactggtccgtggaggctgatgattcatgggcagccccagacttggtgacctccgctgctatggtcgaggctgatgattcatgggcagcctttgaagcaatgacccgtgatgactggtccgtggaggctgatgattcatgggcagccccagacttggtgacctccgctgctatggtcgaggctgatgattcatgggcagcctttgaagcaatgacccgtgatgactggtccgtggaggctgatgattcatgggcagccccagacttggtgacctccgctgctatggtcgaggctgatgattcatgggcagcctttgaagcaatgacccgtgatgactggtccgtggaggctgatgattcatgggcagctccAGACTTGGTGacttccgctgctatggtcgaggctgatgattcatgggcagcctttgaagcaatgacccgtgatgactggtccgtgg aggctgatgatccatgcccatccgccgaattggtggccgccatcaccgaagaggctgatgatccatgcccatccgccgaattggtggccgccatcaccgaagaggctgatgatgcatgggcagccttcgagatgatgaccagtgatgactggtccgtagagactgatgccttcctggacgtcacggccatctgtgctgtcgttgtgtaa
- the LOC126989634 gene encoding uncharacterized protein LOC126989634 isoform X2 produces the protein MVEADDSWAAFEAMTRDDWSVEADDSWAAPDLVTSAAMVEADDSWAAFEAMTRDDWSVEADDSWAAPDLVTSAAMVEADDSWAAFEAMTRDDWSVEADDSWAAPDLVTSAAMVEADDSWAAFEAMTRDDWSVEADDPCPSAELVAAITEEADDPCPSAELVAAITEEADDAWAAFEMMTSDDWSVETDAFLDVTAICAVVV, from the exons atggtcgaggctgatgattcatgggcagcctttgaagcaatgacccgtgatgactggtccgtggaggctgatgattcatgggcagccccagacttggtgacctccgctgctatggtcgaggctgatgattcatgggcagcctttgaagcaatgacccgtgatgactggtccgtggaggctgatgattcatgggcagccccagacttggtgacctccgctgctatggtcgaggctgatgattcatgggcagcctttgaagcaatgacccgtgatgactggtccgtggaggctgatgattcatgggcagccccagacttggtgacctccgctgctatggtcgaggctgatgattcatgggcagcctttgaagcaatgacccgtgatgactggtccgtggag gctgatgatccatgcccatccgccgaattggtggccgccatcaccgaagaggctgatgatccatgcccatccgccgaattggtggccgccatcaccgaagaggctgatgatgcatgggcagccttcgagatgatgaccagtgatgactggtccgtagagactgatgccttcctggacgtcacggccatctgtgctgtcgttgtgtaa